The following proteins are encoded in a genomic region of Rhodospirillaceae bacterium:
- the phnC gene encoding phosphonate ABC transporter ATP-binding protein — MLTIQNLVKIYPTGAKALNGVSFSVDDPKVITIIGPSGAGKSTLIRCINRLVDPTSGQILLDGMDIAGLGSHGLRKARRRMGMIFQEYNLVERLTVMENVLSGRLGYIGFWRAYRRKYPPEDVSAAFKLLDRVGLDGYQNTRADALSGGQRQRVGIARALMQRPDLLLVDEPTASLDPKTSRQIMRLLVELARENNTPALINIHDVALAQTFSDRIIGLADGRIVFDGTAEQVTADVLTQIYGEEDWSTTIRKVDDEDEGGGETQSKEKPKKDKGLIRESSSG, encoded by the coding sequence ATGCTGACCATTCAAAATCTTGTAAAAATCTACCCCACCGGTGCCAAGGCGCTGAACGGCGTCAGCTTTAGCGTCGACGATCCCAAGGTGATAACAATCATTGGCCCTTCCGGCGCGGGCAAGAGTACCCTGATCCGCTGCATCAACCGGCTTGTCGACCCCACTTCCGGGCAAATTCTGCTGGACGGGATGGATATCGCCGGATTGGGCAGCCACGGCTTACGCAAGGCGCGTCGGCGCATGGGCATGATCTTCCAGGAATACAATCTTGTCGAACGCCTGACGGTGATGGAAAATGTGTTGTCGGGACGCCTGGGCTACATCGGATTCTGGCGGGCCTACCGGCGCAAGTACCCGCCCGAAGACGTCAGCGCCGCCTTTAAGCTTTTGGACAGGGTCGGCCTGGACGGTTACCAAAACACCCGCGCCGACGCCCTGTCGGGGGGCCAGCGCCAGCGTGTCGGCATCGCCCGGGCCCTGATGCAACGCCCCGACCTGCTGTTGGTTGACGAACCGACAGCCAGCCTGGATCCCAAGACATCGCGCCAGATCATGCGGTTGCTGGTCGAATTGGCCCGTGAAAACAACACGCCGGCCCTGATAAATATCCATGACGTGGCCCTGGCTCAAACTTTTTCGGATCGCATCATCGGACTGGCCGATGGGCGAATTGTCTTTGACGGCACCGCCGAACAGGTCACCGCCGATGTGCTGACTCAAATCTATGGCGAGGAAGATTGGAGCACCACCATCCGCAAGGTTGACGACGAAGACGAGGGCGGCGGTGAAACGCAAAGCAAAGAAAAACCCAAGAAAGATAAGGGTTTGATCCGGGAGTCCTCGTCGGGATGA
- the gap gene encoding type I glyceraldehyde-3-phosphate dehydrogenase, which yields MAIRVAINGFGRIGRLTFRALVESGRDDVEVVGINDLGSAEANAHLLKYDSVHGVLPTDVTVSGDTMNAGRGDIKVTSERDPSALPWGDLGVDVVYECTGIFASKEKASVHLDAGSKKVLVSAPASGADLTVVYGVNDDKLEAGHTVVSNASCTTNCLAPVADILNKLVGIDKGFMTTVHSFTGDQRTVDTLHSDLGRARAASLNIIPATTGAAKAVGLVLPELNGKLDGTSMRVPTPNVSVVDLCFNANRKTSVEEINEAIKAASQSDRLTGILGYTELPLVSSDYNHSSYSSFFAAPETKVMDGDFVRILTWYDNEWGFSNRMSDTAVAMMKAS from the coding sequence ATGGCGATTCGCGTAGCAATTAATGGTTTTGGCCGTATCGGTCGGTTGACGTTTCGGGCACTGGTTGAATCCGGTCGTGACGATGTTGAAGTCGTCGGCATCAACGATTTGGGATCAGCGGAAGCCAATGCTCATCTGTTGAAATATGATTCGGTTCACGGCGTCCTTCCCACCGATGTGACAGTTTCCGGTGACACCATGAACGCCGGTCGCGGAGACATCAAAGTCACATCCGAGCGTGATCCTTCGGCCCTGCCCTGGGGTGATCTTGGCGTCGATGTGGTTTACGAATGCACTGGCATTTTCGCCTCCAAGGAAAAAGCCTCCGTTCACCTTGATGCAGGTTCCAAGAAGGTTCTGGTATCCGCCCCCGCTTCCGGCGCCGACCTGACCGTTGTTTACGGCGTCAATGACGACAAGCTGGAAGCTGGTCACACGGTTGTTTCCAACGCCTCGTGCACGACCAACTGCCTGGCGCCTGTCGCCGACATCCTGAACAAGCTGGTTGGTATCGATAAGGGTTTCATGACCACAGTCCACTCCTTCACCGGTGATCAGCGCACGGTTGATACCCTGCATTCAGATCTGGGCCGTGCCCGTGCAGCGTCGTTGAACATCATTCCGGCGACCACCGGTGCGGCTAAGGCCGTTGGCCTGGTCTTGCCGGAACTGAATGGCAAGCTGGATGGCACTTCCATGCGTGTACCAACCCCGAATGTTTCCGTTGTTGATCTGTGCTTCAACGCCAATCGCAAAACGTCGGTTGAAGAAATCAACGAAGCCATCAAAGCCGCCAGCCAATCAGATCGTCTAACAGGCATTCTGGGTTACACCGAACTGCCGCTGGTATCGAGTGACTACAACCACAGCTCATACAGCTCGTTCTTCGCGGCACCTGAAACCAAAGTCATGGATGGCGACTTCGTCCGCATCCTCACCTGGTACGACAACGAATGGGGCTTCTCCAACCGCATGTCGGATACCGCTGTGGCGATGATGAAGGCTTCTTAG
- the phnD gene encoding phosphate/phosphite/phosphonate ABC transporter substrate-binding protein, whose translation MDFKLTLRQAIRVCAMSIVSVAFVFGLSAPVSADECKNRGDLDSRFCDADGDLVADMPTDASKWLDPDTLIFSYTPVEDPSVYENVFTEFMDYLSKATGKKVKWYGAESYAAQVEAMRSGRLHVAGISTGPTVFGVNLAGYVPIAIMGKHDGRFGYKLQLITHKSSDITKVSDMKGRNIAHVTPSSNSGNQAPRALFKSLGVEPDKDYEVKYSGKHDNSIMGVANMDYDAAPIASSVLDRMVEKGVVNRDDLRVIWESKLFPTTSYGFAHNLHPDLQRQVTYAFLSFDWAGTALHKEFGSKSDRFISISFKDHWSDIRTIQKMNGTVYNEAALQGMKVKKKK comes from the coding sequence ATGGATTTCAAATTAACGCTGCGGCAGGCTATACGGGTCTGCGCCATGAGTATTGTTTCCGTCGCCTTCGTGTTTGGACTATCGGCTCCTGTATCCGCCGATGAATGCAAAAACCGGGGCGATCTTGATTCGCGCTTCTGCGATGCCGATGGAGATCTGGTCGCCGATATGCCGACCGATGCAAGCAAGTGGCTGGACCCTGATACCCTCATTTTCTCGTACACCCCGGTTGAAGATCCTTCCGTTTATGAGAACGTGTTTACTGAATTCATGGACTATCTTTCCAAGGCTACGGGAAAGAAGGTCAAATGGTATGGCGCTGAATCCTACGCCGCTCAGGTCGAGGCCATGCGTTCGGGCCGTCTGCACGTCGCCGGCATCTCGACTGGCCCGACGGTGTTCGGCGTCAATCTGGCCGGTTACGTGCCGATCGCCATCATGGGCAAGCACGACGGCAGGTTCGGCTATAAACTGCAGTTGATCACCCACAAAAGCAGCGACATCACCAAAGTTTCCGATATGAAGGGGCGCAATATCGCCCATGTGACACCTTCGTCAAACTCTGGCAATCAAGCGCCCAGAGCCCTGTTCAAGTCACTTGGCGTGGAACCTGACAAGGACTATGAGGTCAAGTACTCGGGCAAGCACGACAACTCGATCATGGGTGTCGCCAACATGGACTACGACGCCGCTCCCATCGCCTCCAGCGTACTGGACCGCATGGTCGAAAAGGGCGTCGTCAACAGGGATGACCTGCGCGTCATCTGGGAATCCAAGTTGTTCCCGACCACATCATATGGCTTTGCCCACAACTTGCATCCTGATCTTCAGCGCCAAGTCACCTACGCATTCCTTTCCTTCGACTGGGCGGGAACGGCGCTGCATAAAGAGTTCGGCTCAAAATCCGATCGCTTTATTTCGATCAGCTTCAAGGACCACTGGTCGGACATTCGCACCATCCAGAAGATGAACGGCACCGTTTATAACGAGGCTGCATTGCAAGGTATGAAGGTCAAGAAAAAGAAGTAG